A genome region from Arachis duranensis cultivar V14167 chromosome 8, aradu.V14167.gnm2.J7QH, whole genome shotgun sequence includes the following:
- the LOC107461643 gene encoding putative E3 ubiquitin-protein ligase XBAT31 codes for MGQGLSCRAGNHEHGLFTAVHHGHLLTVTSLLDHDPSLLHHTTVYDRHSPLHIAAAKGHIHILSNLLDRSLNPDVLNRQKQTPLMLAAMHGKIDCVQKLLQAGANVLMFDSIYGRTCLHYSAYYGHSSCLKAILSAAQSSPVAASWGFSRFVNIRDGKGATPLHLAARQRRPDCVRVLLDSGALVCASTGGYGCPGSTPLHVAARGGSLDCIRELLAWGADRLQRDASGRIPYVVAMKHKHGACASLLNPSSAEPLVWPSPLKFISELNQEAKALLEQALKDANREREKNILLKPTTYSLPSPSHSDDDNISQVSESALCCICFEQECTIEVQNCGHQMCAQCTLALCCHNKPNPATAALMPPVCPFCRSAIARLVAVKVEAQEEVDQDTNNGSKLSKSSRKTRNTNEGGSSSFKGLSFAKLGSRSSGRIAADDEWIHKD; via the exons ATGGGTCAAGGCCTCAGCTGCAGAGCAGGCAACCACGAGCATGGCCTCTTCACTGCCGTCCACCACGGTCACCTTCTCACCGTCACCTCCCTCTTAGACCACGACCCTTCACTCCTCCACCACACCACTGTATACGATCGCCACTCTCCTCTTCATATTGCCGCTGCCAAAGGCCACATCCACATTCTTTCCAACCTTCTCGATCGATCTCTTAATCCTGATGTTCTCAATCGCCAGAAGCAGACCCCGCTTATGCTCGCAGCAATGCACGGCAAGATCGACTGCGTCCAGAAGCTTCTTCAAGCTGGAGCTAAT GTTTTGATGTTCGATTCTATTTACGGAAGAACATGCTTGCATTATTCAGCTTATTACGGCCATTCTTCTTGCCTTAAGGCAATTCTTTCTGCTGCTCAATCTAGTCCTGTCGCTGCTTCTTG GGGATTTTCTCGGTTTGTAAATATCAGAGATGGCAAAGGTGCAACGCCATTACACTTGGCAGCTCGCCAAAGAAGGCCGGACTGCGTGCGTGTTCTGTTAGACAGTGGAGCTCTTGTTTGTGCTTCAACAGGTGGATATGG ATGTCCAGGGAGCACTCCCCTACATGTTGCGGCCAGAGGAGGATCTCTGGATTGCATTCGCGAGCTCTTAGCTTGGGGCGCCGATCGTCTACAGCGCGACGCATCCGG GAGAATACCGTATGTGGTTGCTATGAAGCACAAGCATGGGGCATGTGCATCACTGCTGAATCCCTCGTCTGCAGAGCCCCTTGTTTGGCCCTCTCCATTAAAGTTCATCAGCGAACTTAATCAAGAAGCCAAGGCCTTATTAGAGCAGGCCTTGAAGGATGCAAacagagagagggagaaaaatatattattgaagCCTACCACCTACTCTCTCCCATCTCCATCCCATTCTGATGATGATAATATCTCTCAg GTTAGCGAATCAGCATTATGCTGCATTTGCTTTGAGCAAGAATGCACAATTGAAGTCCAGAACTGTGGGCACCAGATGTGTGCACAATGCACATTAGCCCTATGTTGCCACAACAAACCAAACCCTGCCACGGCTGCCCTTATGCCGCCGGTTTGTCCCTTCTGTCGAAGCGCCATAGCCAGGCTGGTGGCCGTGAAGGTGGAAGCTCAGGAGGAAGTGGATCAAGACACCAATAATGGTTCCAAGCTAAGCAAGTCATCAAggaaaacaagaaacacaaatgaGGGCGGCAGTAGCAGCTTCAAAGGCCTATCATTCGCCAAGTTGGGTAGCCGCAGCTCTGGAAGGATTGCTGCTGATGATGAATGGATTCACAAAGACTGA
- the LOC107461596 gene encoding uncharacterized protein LOC107461596, translating to MAHQQDIEGWPLGLLQPLNNARSGNNSGSISFNTLLTSSSTTDNNSSSDLDTESTGSFYVDNSTTLGSLMGVSTISELSRRAPNNKTEQGLNKIKKQNNNRFSFMISRLLCPSSSSRTRNTKNNNNNNSNNDGPSLGEYLAVERTSNKPIIYYGPDDEVALAETIHIAEPNSLFVNGTIAPPPTNNNNNNKKKKRFRTSLLELFSCVCGPSLA from the exons ATGGCTCATCAACAG GATATTGAGGGGTGGCCATTGGGGTTATTGCAACCActgaataatgcaagaagtggTAACAATTCAGGGTCAATATCATTCAACACTTTACtcacttcttcttctactacagATAATAATTCTTCATCTGATTTGGACACTGAG TCAACAGGGTCGTTTTACGTGGACAATAGTACCACACTTGGGAGCCTTATGGGTGTGTCCACAATATCAGAGCTTTCTAGAAGAGCACCTAATAATAAAACAGAACAAGGCTTGAACAAGATCAAGAAGCAGAACAACAACAGGTTCAGTTTCATGATCTCACGGTTATTGTGTCCAAGCTCATCATCAAGGACAAGAAatactaagaataataataataacaattcaAATAATGATGGTCCATCTCTTGGTGAATATCTTGCCGTGGAAAGAACAAGTAATAAGCCTATTATTTATTATGGACCTGATGATGAGGTTGCATTGGCTGAAACCATTCATATTGCAGAGCCAAATTCATTATTTGTTAATGGCACCATTGCTCCACCTCcgaccaacaacaacaacaacaacaagaagaagaaacggTTTCGTACATCACTTTTGGAGCTCTTTTCATGCGTTTGTGGCCCAAGCTTGGCCTAA